A single genomic interval of Dromiciops gliroides isolate mDroGli1 chromosome 1, mDroGli1.pri, whole genome shotgun sequence harbors:
- the ASCC2 gene encoding activating signal cointegrator 1 complex subunit 2 isoform X1, producing MPALPLDELQITEKDPKTGKLRTVPALHPDQKADRCFVLYKPPPADSATARVEEYLERAAFIADDLDWLLALPHEKFWCQVIFDETLQKCLDSYLRYAPRKFDELASPASAVSEMQQRLHRSVFLTFLRMSTHKESKDHFISPCAFGEILYNNFLFDIPKMLDLCVLFGKGNGPLLQKMIENIFTQQSSYYNDLDDTVPTILQVFSNILQQCGLQSEGASTEPQRLEEKVRLTPSAMPLQELRDVVLYLCDTTTTLWAFLDVFPLACQTFQKHDFCSRLASFYEASIPELESAIKKRKREDGKLLADLWQRLSHSRKKLVEVFHILINQICLLPILESSCDNIQAFIEDFLQLFSSVLQEKRFLRDYDELFPVADDVSLLQQASSALDETRTAYILQAVESAWEGVDRRKAATVKDSPPSQPPERPPAPEPAPGAAPAQLKPDEEEEEEECAGAAAAAPAAQISGVELNSLISQVKDLLPDLGEGFILACLKHYGYSAEQVINNILEERLAPALSSLDRTLNRQMQPGPTPLVNSRHNVFQNDEFDVFSRDTVDLSRVQKGRRKGEDTRSLLNDKRVVQEQRERYSQYSVVVEEVPMQEGATEGQLYRDDYEDEYDDTYDGNQVGANDADSDDELITRRPFTTPQVLRTKVPHEGPEDEEEEEEEAEEEGPKPDHFVQDPAVLRERAEAQRMAYLARRGYRHDNSSTVTGNPRGHGQSRETVQERRRKEANKGARANHNRRFMADRKRNKGMIPS from the exons ATGCCTGCATTGCCCTTGGATGAACTACAGATCACGGAAAAGGATCCAAAGACGGGCAAGCTGAGGACCGTGCCAGCTCTG CACCCAGACCAGAAGGCCGATCGCTGCTTTGTGCTGTATAAACCTCCACCTGCAGACAGCGCCACCGCCCGGGTAGAGGAGTACCTGGAACGGGCTGCCTTCATCGCCGACGACCTCGACTGGCTGCTGGCCCTGCCCCACGAGAAGTTCTGGTGCCAG GTGATCTTCGACGAGACCCTGCAGAAGTGCCTGGACTCGTACTTGCGCTATGCCCCCCGCAAGTTTGATGAGCTGGCCTCGCCCGCCTCGGCGGTCAGCGAGATGCAGCAGCGCCTCCATCGCAGCGTCTTCCTCACCTTCCTCCGTATGTCCACACATAAAGAATCCAAA gaTCACTTCATTTCCCCGTGTGCTTTTGGAGAAATCCTCTATAATAACTTCCTCTTTGACATCCCAAAGATGCTGGACTTGTGTGTGCTCTTCGGAAAGGGCAACGGGCCCCTGCTTCAGAAGATGATTG aAAACATCTTTACTCAGCAGTCAAGTTACTACAATGATCTGGATGACACTGTGCCCACTATCCTTCAG GTTTTCAGCAATATCCTCCAGCAGTGTGGCCTGCAGAGTGAAGGGGCCTCCACTGAGCCCCAGAGACTGGAAGAGAAGGTCCGACTGACCCCCAGTGCTATGCCTCTGCAG GAATTGCGAGACGTGGTCCTCTACTTGTGTGACACAACTACTACCCTCTGGGCCTTTCTGGACGTCTTCCCATTGGCTTGCCAGACCTTCCAAAAGCACGACTTCTGTTCCAG ACTGGCTTCCTTTTATGAGGCATCGATTCCCGAGCTGGAGTCCGCCATCAAGAAGAGGAAGCGGGAGGACGGCAA GCTGCTAGCTGACCTCTGGCAGAGGCTTTCCCATTCCCGGAAGAAGTTGGTGGAAGTTTTTCACATCCTCATTAACCAGATCTGCCTCCTCCCCATCTTAGAAAGCAG CTGCGACAACATCCAGGCTTTCATCGAGGACTTCCTTCAGCTCTTCAGCTCGGTACTGCAGGAGAAGAG GTTTCTCCGAGATTACGATGAACTCTTCCCGGTGGCGGACGATGTGAGTTTGCTGCAGCAGGCGTCTTCGGCCTT GGATGAGACCCGCACTGCCTACATCCTCCAGGCTGTGGAGAGCGCATGGGAAGGTGTGGACAGGAGGAAAGCTGCCACCGTCAAGGACTCGCCACCGTCTCAGCCTCCTGAACGGCCTCCAGCCCCAGAGCCAGCGCCTGGGGCAGCCCCAGCACAACTGAAGccagatgaggaggaggaggaggaggag TGTGCCGGGGCAGCGGCTGCTGCGCCCGCCGCCCAGATCTCTGGAGTCGAGCTCAACTCCCTGATCTCCCAGGTGAAGGACCTTCTGCCAGACCTGGGTGAGGGCTTTATCCTGGCCTGCTTAAAGCACTATGGTTACAGTGCTGAGCAGGTGATCAACAACATTCTGGAGGAGAGGCTGGCCCCAGCACTGAGCTCCTTGGATCGTACCCTCAACAG gcaGATGCAGCCAGGCCCGACCCCACTGGTCAATTCTCGCCATAACGTTTTCCAGAATGATGAGTTTGACGTGTTCAGCAGAGACACCGTGGACCTGTCGCGTGTGCAGAAAGGCAGGAG GAAGGGGGAGGACACTCGGAGCCTGCTGAATGACAAGCGTGTGGTCCAGGAGCAGAGGGAGCGCTATAGCCAGTATAGCGTGGTGGTGGAAGAGGTCCCCATGCAAGAAGGGGCCACAGAGGGGCAGCTCTACAGGGACGACTATGAGGACGAGTATGATGACACGTACGACGGCAACCAAGTGGGCGCCAATGACGCGGACTCAGATGACGAGCTCATTACTCGGAG GCCCTTTACCACCCCCCAGGTGCTGAGAACCAAAGTGCCTCATGAGGGGcctgaggatgaggaagaggaagaggaagaggctgAAGAAGAAGGCCCTAAG CCCGATCACTTTGTCCAGGACCCTGCCGTGCTGAGGGAGagagctgaggctcagaggatGGCCTACCTGGCCCGGAGAGG GTACAGGCATGATAACTCTTCGACAGTCACTGGCAACCCGCGGGGCCACGGGCAGAGCCGAGAGACTGTCCAGGAGCGCCGGAGGAAGGAAGCCAACAAGGGGGCCAGGGCCAATCACAACCGGCGGTTCATGGCAGACAGGAAGAGGAACAAGGGCATGATCCCTTCCTGA
- the ASCC2 gene encoding activating signal cointegrator 1 complex subunit 2 isoform X2 — translation MQQRLHRSVFLTFLRMSTHKESKDHFISPCAFGEILYNNFLFDIPKMLDLCVLFGKGNGPLLQKMIENIFTQQSSYYNDLDDTVPTILQVFSNILQQCGLQSEGASTEPQRLEEKVRLTPSAMPLQELRDVVLYLCDTTTTLWAFLDVFPLACQTFQKHDFCSRLASFYEASIPELESAIKKRKREDGKLLADLWQRLSHSRKKLVEVFHILINQICLLPILESSCDNIQAFIEDFLQLFSSVLQEKRFLRDYDELFPVADDVSLLQQASSALDETRTAYILQAVESAWEGVDRRKAATVKDSPPSQPPERPPAPEPAPGAAPAQLKPDEEEEEEECAGAAAAAPAAQISGVELNSLISQVKDLLPDLGEGFILACLKHYGYSAEQVINNILEERLAPALSSLDRTLNRQMQPGPTPLVNSRHNVFQNDEFDVFSRDTVDLSRVQKGRRKGEDTRSLLNDKRVVQEQRERYSQYSVVVEEVPMQEGATEGQLYRDDYEDEYDDTYDGNQVGANDADSDDELITRRPFTTPQVLRTKVPHEGPEDEEEEEEEAEEEGPKPDHFVQDPAVLRERAEAQRMAYLARRGYRHDNSSTVTGNPRGHGQSRETVQERRRKEANKGARANHNRRFMADRKRNKGMIPS, via the exons ATGCAGCAGCGCCTCCATCGCAGCGTCTTCCTCACCTTCCTCCGTATGTCCACACATAAAGAATCCAAA gaTCACTTCATTTCCCCGTGTGCTTTTGGAGAAATCCTCTATAATAACTTCCTCTTTGACATCCCAAAGATGCTGGACTTGTGTGTGCTCTTCGGAAAGGGCAACGGGCCCCTGCTTCAGAAGATGATTG aAAACATCTTTACTCAGCAGTCAAGTTACTACAATGATCTGGATGACACTGTGCCCACTATCCTTCAG GTTTTCAGCAATATCCTCCAGCAGTGTGGCCTGCAGAGTGAAGGGGCCTCCACTGAGCCCCAGAGACTGGAAGAGAAGGTCCGACTGACCCCCAGTGCTATGCCTCTGCAG GAATTGCGAGACGTGGTCCTCTACTTGTGTGACACAACTACTACCCTCTGGGCCTTTCTGGACGTCTTCCCATTGGCTTGCCAGACCTTCCAAAAGCACGACTTCTGTTCCAG ACTGGCTTCCTTTTATGAGGCATCGATTCCCGAGCTGGAGTCCGCCATCAAGAAGAGGAAGCGGGAGGACGGCAA GCTGCTAGCTGACCTCTGGCAGAGGCTTTCCCATTCCCGGAAGAAGTTGGTGGAAGTTTTTCACATCCTCATTAACCAGATCTGCCTCCTCCCCATCTTAGAAAGCAG CTGCGACAACATCCAGGCTTTCATCGAGGACTTCCTTCAGCTCTTCAGCTCGGTACTGCAGGAGAAGAG GTTTCTCCGAGATTACGATGAACTCTTCCCGGTGGCGGACGATGTGAGTTTGCTGCAGCAGGCGTCTTCGGCCTT GGATGAGACCCGCACTGCCTACATCCTCCAGGCTGTGGAGAGCGCATGGGAAGGTGTGGACAGGAGGAAAGCTGCCACCGTCAAGGACTCGCCACCGTCTCAGCCTCCTGAACGGCCTCCAGCCCCAGAGCCAGCGCCTGGGGCAGCCCCAGCACAACTGAAGccagatgaggaggaggaggaggaggag TGTGCCGGGGCAGCGGCTGCTGCGCCCGCCGCCCAGATCTCTGGAGTCGAGCTCAACTCCCTGATCTCCCAGGTGAAGGACCTTCTGCCAGACCTGGGTGAGGGCTTTATCCTGGCCTGCTTAAAGCACTATGGTTACAGTGCTGAGCAGGTGATCAACAACATTCTGGAGGAGAGGCTGGCCCCAGCACTGAGCTCCTTGGATCGTACCCTCAACAG gcaGATGCAGCCAGGCCCGACCCCACTGGTCAATTCTCGCCATAACGTTTTCCAGAATGATGAGTTTGACGTGTTCAGCAGAGACACCGTGGACCTGTCGCGTGTGCAGAAAGGCAGGAG GAAGGGGGAGGACACTCGGAGCCTGCTGAATGACAAGCGTGTGGTCCAGGAGCAGAGGGAGCGCTATAGCCAGTATAGCGTGGTGGTGGAAGAGGTCCCCATGCAAGAAGGGGCCACAGAGGGGCAGCTCTACAGGGACGACTATGAGGACGAGTATGATGACACGTACGACGGCAACCAAGTGGGCGCCAATGACGCGGACTCAGATGACGAGCTCATTACTCGGAG GCCCTTTACCACCCCCCAGGTGCTGAGAACCAAAGTGCCTCATGAGGGGcctgaggatgaggaagaggaagaggaagaggctgAAGAAGAAGGCCCTAAG CCCGATCACTTTGTCCAGGACCCTGCCGTGCTGAGGGAGagagctgaggctcagaggatGGCCTACCTGGCCCGGAGAGG GTACAGGCATGATAACTCTTCGACAGTCACTGGCAACCCGCGGGGCCACGGGCAGAGCCGAGAGACTGTCCAGGAGCGCCGGAGGAAGGAAGCCAACAAGGGGGCCAGGGCCAATCACAACCGGCGGTTCATGGCAGACAGGAAGAGGAACAAGGGCATGATCCCTTCCTGA